From Micromonospora rhizosphaerae, the proteins below share one genomic window:
- a CDS encoding ATP-binding protein, with translation MTGYDLRPGTDSFDLFGARVTLVDAAGLLAAAGAGPVELLTDATFPAPVREARLTVRGEDGTHRFDAEIRTAAGRSIGLLALGVAGPAGILLARRLATADPTANGVLAEASRRLGLRSAGATALADDPAGGEVLREAEERGLHPELTYDETPDGGRSVTLRAAVSSDEASPAHLRTVVGLVLHLVRALAGDGALRGRSYLVGRRPEPAAAAAVPRSEAVTLDQVGGLAEVVARFREIAVSFRHPQVMARWGARRPQGILMYGPPGTGKTMLARALANEIGADFREIRTPEILDKYLGGSERNIKQIFREARRYRQPTVMLFDEFDSIISYAGAGGDAASQAVNAVAGIFKQEMNTLFEENPDVIVVATTNFPQRVDASLVRSGRFDIKLAIPAPDESGRAEIITKMIRELIQRHERPGFRMFAADVDPAELAALTPGLTGADLREVLRRVQLAKAMREATEGAPAGPISQDDLREAVAGLRRG, from the coding sequence ATGACGGGGTACGACCTCCGACCGGGCACCGACAGCTTCGACCTGTTCGGCGCCCGGGTCACGCTCGTCGACGCCGCCGGGTTGCTCGCCGCCGCCGGCGCCGGCCCGGTCGAGCTGCTCACCGACGCCACCTTCCCCGCGCCCGTCCGCGAGGCGCGGCTGACGGTGCGCGGCGAGGACGGCACGCACCGGTTCGACGCCGAGATTCGTACCGCCGCGGGCCGCAGCATCGGCCTGCTCGCTCTCGGCGTCGCCGGCCCGGCCGGCATTCTGCTCGCCCGCCGCCTCGCCACCGCCGATCCGACCGCCAACGGCGTGCTCGCCGAGGCGTCCCGCCGGCTCGGGCTCCGTTCGGCCGGCGCCACCGCGCTCGCCGACGACCCGGCCGGCGGCGAGGTGCTGCGCGAGGCCGAGGAGCGCGGCCTGCACCCCGAGCTGACGTACGACGAGACGCCCGACGGCGGCCGGTCGGTGACCCTGCGCGCGGCGGTGTCGAGCGACGAGGCCAGCCCCGCCCATCTGCGGACCGTGGTCGGCCTGGTGCTGCACCTGGTCAGGGCGCTCGCCGGCGATGGCGCGCTGCGCGGGCGGTCGTACCTGGTGGGCCGGCGGCCGGAGCCGGCGGCGGCCGCGGCGGTACCGCGCAGCGAGGCGGTGACCCTGGACCAGGTGGGCGGGCTGGCCGAGGTGGTCGCCCGGTTCCGGGAGATCGCGGTGTCGTTCCGCCACCCGCAGGTGATGGCCCGCTGGGGCGCCCGCCGGCCGCAGGGCATCCTCATGTACGGCCCGCCCGGCACCGGCAAGACCATGCTGGCCCGTGCCCTGGCCAACGAGATCGGCGCGGACTTCCGGGAGATCCGCACCCCGGAGATCCTCGACAAGTATCTCGGCGGCTCCGAGCGCAACATCAAGCAGATCTTCCGCGAGGCCCGCCGCTACCGGCAGCCCACCGTGATGCTCTTCGACGAGTTCGACAGCATCATCAGCTACGCCGGGGCCGGCGGAGACGCCGCCAGCCAGGCGGTCAACGCGGTCGCGGGCATCTTCAAGCAGGAGATGAACACGCTCTTCGAGGAGAACCCGGACGTCATCGTGGTGGCCACCACCAACTTCCCGCAGCGGGTCGACGCCTCGCTGGTCCGGTCCGGACGGTTCGACATCAAGCTCGCCATCCCTGCCCCCGACGAGTCCGGCCGGGCCGAGATCATCACGAAGATGATCCGGGAGCTGATCCAGCGGCACGAGCGACCGGGCTTCCGGATGTTCGCCGCCGACGTGGACCCGGCCGAGCTGGCCGCGCTCACCCCCGGCCTGACCGGCGCGGACCTGCGCGAGGTGCTGCGCCGGGTGCAGCTCGCCAAGGCGATGCGGGAGGCGACCGAGGGTGCGCCGGCCGGCCCGATCAGCCAGGATGACCTGCGAGAGGCCGTCGCCGGGCTGCGCCGAGGCTGA
- a CDS encoding fatty acid desaturase family protein codes for MTVIQKKAVNPIAHLSAEDIEIIGKELDAIRDRVIADRGERDARYIRKVIKTHRTLELSSRAVLLFSFFPPAWIVGTAGLAVAKILDNMEIGHNVLHGQWDWMRDPKIHSTTWDWDHVSPPDQWQHSHNQLHHRYTNVVGKDNDLGYGIMRVDEDQPWHPVHLGQPLWNLINACFFQYGIAAYDLELGHNLREGRHKTPEFRARARAVGRKIRRQVLKDYLVHPLLSGPSFLSTLAATFTANLIRNLWSHSVIMCGHFPNGVETFEKQSIEGETKGEWYLRQMLGSANISGSKLMHIMTGNLSFQIEHHLFPDLPSNRYQEIAPQVRALFDRYGLKYTTGPLPKQVASAWWKVIRLSLPNRRRKGAEPVAPALVSSSPA; via the coding sequence GTGACCGTGATCCAGAAGAAGGCCGTCAATCCGATCGCCCACCTCAGCGCCGAGGACATCGAGATCATCGGTAAGGAGCTGGACGCCATCCGGGACCGGGTGATCGCCGACCGGGGGGAGCGGGACGCCCGCTACATCCGCAAGGTGATCAAGACCCATCGGACGCTGGAGCTGAGCAGCCGCGCGGTGCTGCTCTTCTCGTTCTTCCCGCCGGCCTGGATCGTGGGCACCGCCGGCCTCGCGGTGGCGAAGATTCTGGACAACATGGAGATCGGTCACAACGTCCTGCACGGGCAGTGGGACTGGATGCGCGACCCGAAGATCCACTCCACCACCTGGGACTGGGACCACGTCTCCCCGCCCGACCAGTGGCAGCACTCGCACAACCAGCTGCACCACCGGTACACAAACGTGGTCGGCAAGGACAACGACCTCGGGTACGGGATCATGCGCGTCGACGAGGACCAGCCCTGGCACCCGGTCCACCTCGGCCAGCCGCTGTGGAACCTGATCAACGCCTGCTTCTTCCAGTACGGCATCGCCGCGTACGACCTGGAGCTGGGCCACAACCTGCGCGAGGGCCGGCACAAGACCCCGGAGTTCCGGGCCCGCGCCCGGGCGGTCGGCCGCAAGATCCGTCGTCAGGTTCTCAAGGACTACCTCGTCCACCCGCTGCTGTCCGGCCCGTCGTTCCTCAGCACCCTGGCCGCCACCTTCACCGCGAACCTGATCCGGAACCTGTGGAGCCACTCCGTGATCATGTGCGGGCACTTCCCGAACGGCGTGGAGACCTTCGAGAAGCAGTCCATCGAGGGCGAAACTAAGGGCGAGTGGTACCTGCGGCAGATGCTCGGGTCGGCCAACATCAGCGGCAGCAAGCTGATGCACATCATGACCGGCAACCTGTCCTTCCAGATCGAGCACCACCTCTTCCCCGACCTGCCGAGCAACCGCTACCAGGAGATCGCCCCGCAGGTCCGCGCGCTCTTCGACCGGTACGGGCTGAAGTACACCACCGGTCCGCTGCCCAAGCAGGTCGCCTCCGCCTGGTGGAAGGTCATCCGGCTCTCCCTGCCGAACCGCCGCCGCAAGGGCGCCGAGCCGGTCGCGCCGGCGCTGGTCTCCTCCAGCCCGGCCTGA
- a CDS encoding acyl-CoA dehydrogenase, translated as MSPSTLLSRRDLAFLLYDWLDVPRLTERPRYAEHSRETFDAVLDLSARVAAEHFAPHNKAADAAEPTFDGQRVHTIPQVKAALDVFAQTGLLAAGMDESVGGMQLPHVVAAACFAWFQAANIGTSAYPFLTLGNANLLLTHGSAEQIDTWVRPMVEGRFFGTMCLSEPQAGSSLADITTRAEPQDDGTYRLVGTKMWISGGDHELAENIVHLVLARIPGGPPGVKGISLFIVPKVLLDADGAMGPRNDVVLVGLNHKMGYRGTTNTLLNFGEGAHQPYGRPGAVGYLVGEPHQGLAQMFHMMNEARIGVGAGATALGYTGYLKSLQYARQRPQGRPVADKDPSAPQVPIVAHADVRRMLLAQKSYVEGALALILYCGRLLDEEKTAPAEADRTRAHLLLDLLTPIAKSWPSQWCLAANDLAIQVHGGYGYTRDYDVEQHWRDNRLNPIHEGTHGIQALDLLGRKVTRQGGAGLALLLETIGATVARARKSEGEAAELAVQLGAALDRVGAVTRRLWGTGDPELALANASVYLEAVGHVVIAWMWLEQLLAVEAAGSPDGPEGDFLAGKRQAARYFFRYELPRTGPQFDLLSGLDRTILDMRETWF; from the coding sequence GTGTCGCCGTCCACCCTGTTGTCCCGCCGCGACCTGGCGTTCCTGCTCTACGACTGGCTCGACGTGCCCCGGCTGACCGAGCGGCCCCGCTACGCCGAGCACTCGCGGGAGACGTTCGACGCCGTGCTGGACCTCTCCGCCCGGGTGGCTGCCGAGCACTTCGCCCCCCACAACAAGGCCGCGGACGCCGCCGAACCCACCTTCGACGGCCAGCGCGTGCACACCATCCCGCAGGTCAAGGCGGCCCTCGACGTCTTCGCGCAGACCGGGCTGCTGGCCGCCGGCATGGACGAGTCGGTCGGCGGGATGCAGCTGCCGCACGTGGTCGCGGCGGCCTGCTTCGCCTGGTTCCAGGCGGCCAACATCGGCACGTCGGCGTACCCCTTCCTCACCCTCGGCAACGCCAACCTGCTGCTGACCCACGGCAGCGCCGAGCAGATCGACACCTGGGTCCGCCCGATGGTCGAGGGGCGGTTCTTCGGCACCATGTGCCTCTCCGAGCCGCAGGCCGGCAGCTCGCTGGCGGACATCACCACCCGCGCCGAGCCGCAGGACGACGGGACGTACCGGCTGGTCGGCACCAAGATGTGGATCTCCGGGGGCGACCACGAGCTGGCCGAGAACATCGTCCACCTGGTGCTGGCCCGGATCCCCGGTGGCCCGCCCGGGGTCAAGGGCATCTCGCTGTTCATCGTGCCCAAGGTGCTGCTCGACGCCGACGGCGCCATGGGCCCGCGCAACGACGTGGTGCTGGTCGGCCTAAACCACAAGATGGGGTACCGGGGCACCACCAACACGCTGCTGAACTTCGGCGAGGGGGCGCACCAGCCGTACGGGCGGCCCGGGGCGGTCGGCTACCTGGTCGGGGAGCCGCACCAGGGGTTGGCGCAGATGTTCCACATGATGAACGAGGCGCGGATCGGCGTCGGCGCCGGCGCCACCGCCCTCGGCTACACCGGCTACCTCAAGTCGCTGCAGTATGCCCGCCAGCGCCCGCAGGGGCGGCCGGTCGCCGACAAGGACCCGAGCGCGCCGCAGGTCCCGATCGTCGCGCACGCCGACGTCCGCCGCATGCTGCTGGCCCAGAAGAGCTACGTGGAGGGCGCGCTCGCCCTCATCCTCTACTGTGGCCGGCTGTTGGACGAGGAGAAGACCGCCCCCGCCGAGGCCGACCGGACCCGCGCCCACCTGCTGCTGGACCTGCTCACCCCGATCGCCAAGAGCTGGCCGTCGCAGTGGTGCCTGGCCGCCAACGACCTGGCCATCCAGGTGCACGGCGGGTACGGCTACACCCGGGACTACGACGTCGAGCAGCACTGGCGGGACAACCGGCTCAATCCGATCCACGAGGGCACCCACGGCATCCAGGCGCTCGACCTGCTCGGCCGGAAGGTGACCAGGCAGGGCGGCGCGGGGCTGGCGCTGCTGCTGGAGACGATCGGCGCGACGGTCGCCCGGGCCCGGAAGTCCGAGGGGGAGGCCGCAGAGCTGGCCGTCCAGCTCGGCGCGGCGCTCGACCGGGTCGGCGCGGTGACCCGGCGGCTGTGGGGCACCGGCGATCCGGAGCTGGCGCTGGCCAACGCCAGCGTCTACCTGGAGGCGGTCGGGCACGTGGTGATCGCCTGGATGTGGCTGGAGCAGCTGCTCGCCGTCGAGGCGGCCGGCTCGCCGGACGGGCCGGAGGGCGACTTCCTCGCCGGCAAGCGGCAGGCCGCCCGGTACTTCTTCCGCTACGAGCTGCCCCGCACCGGGCCGCAGTTCGACCTCCTGTCCGGCCTGGACCGGACCATTCTGGACATGCGCGAGACCTGGTTCTGA
- a CDS encoding ferredoxin reductase — protein sequence MTATVPRPPKVSFRDRLLRLAETVTTPLLPGDYLDLVAPLRAGAALRGRVVAVRPETRDAATVVIQPGRGWRGHTPGQYVRLGVDVDGVRQWRAYSVTSVPGAADGRITVTAKAIPDGKVSNHLVRRVRPGTIVQLDQAQGDFVLPDATPERVLFLTAGSGITPVMAMLRAGLHTRADVVLVHSAPARDDVIFGTELRTLAATGGLRLVERHTETDGLLGVHELDDLVPDHLDRETWACGPVGMLDAVEAHWASRGRADRLHTERFRPTVISPGEGGTVTFTGSGVTVDADGATPILDAGENAGVLMPSGCRMGICFGCVVPLRQGAVRDLRNGDLTTAVPGDGVLIQTCVSAAAGTCDIEL from the coding sequence ATGACCGCAACTGTCCCGCGTCCTCCGAAGGTCTCCTTCCGGGACAGGCTGCTGCGCCTGGCCGAGACGGTCACCACCCCGCTGCTGCCCGGGGACTACCTCGATCTCGTCGCGCCGCTGCGCGCGGGGGCCGCCCTACGCGGCCGGGTCGTCGCCGTACGGCCGGAGACCCGCGACGCGGCGACCGTGGTCATCCAGCCCGGGCGCGGGTGGCGGGGGCATACCCCGGGGCAGTACGTGCGCCTCGGCGTGGACGTCGACGGGGTGCGGCAGTGGCGCGCGTACTCCGTCACCTCGGTCCCCGGCGCCGCGGACGGCCGGATCACGGTGACGGCCAAGGCGATCCCGGACGGCAAGGTCAGCAACCACCTGGTCCGCCGGGTCCGACCCGGGACGATCGTCCAGCTCGACCAGGCCCAGGGAGACTTCGTCCTGCCGGACGCCACCCCCGAGCGGGTGCTCTTCCTCACCGCGGGCAGCGGCATCACCCCGGTCATGGCGATGCTGCGCGCGGGCCTGCACACCCGGGCCGACGTGGTGCTGGTGCACTCCGCGCCCGCCCGGGACGACGTCATCTTCGGCACGGAGCTGCGGACGCTCGCCGCGACCGGTGGGTTGCGGCTGGTCGAGCGGCACACCGAGACCGACGGGCTGCTAGGGGTGCACGAGCTCGACGACCTGGTGCCCGACCACCTCGACCGGGAGACCTGGGCCTGCGGGCCGGTCGGCATGCTCGACGCGGTCGAGGCGCACTGGGCCTCCCGGGGGCGCGCCGACCGGTTGCACACCGAGCGGTTCCGGCCGACCGTGATCTCGCCCGGGGAAGGCGGCACGGTGACGTTCACCGGTTCCGGGGTGACCGTCGATGCCGACGGCGCGACCCCGATCCTCGACGCGGGCGAGAACGCCGGCGTGCTGATGCCCTCCGGCTGCCGGATGGGGATCTGCTTCGGCTGTGTCGTCCCGCTGCGCCAGGGCGCCGTCCGGGACCTGCGCAACGGCGACCTCACCACCGCCGTCCCCGGCGACGGCGTACTCATCCAGACCTGCGTGTCGGCGGCGGCCGGTACCTGCGACATCGAACTCTGA